The Chryseolinea soli genome contains a region encoding:
- a CDS encoding mandelate racemase/muconate lactonizing enzyme family protein, with translation MKIKDIKVWSVDLGNTKPYTIAFKTVDEVRNAFVEITLDNGLTGIGAGNPSEYVVGETLEECLDALQEKNLEFLIGRDIREFNQLTFDVWKRFPENPSARAALDIALHDVFTKFLDVPLVKFLGQKIKKLPTSNTIGIKNVEETLKEAEDYIKRGFRVLKVKLGRDLMEDVERIMKLREKFGPNIIIRIDANQGYTVEQTIQFYGRTYDLDVELIEQPLPAKAISEMKSLPPEVREKVAADESLITPADAIELLKPPKAAKIFNIKLMKCGGVSQALKIADIALHEDVDLFWGCNDESIVSITAALHTAFACTNTKYIDLDGSLDLARDVVKGGFILKDGYMSCSDKPGLGVERI, from the coding sequence ATGAAAATAAAGGACATTAAAGTATGGAGCGTCGACCTGGGCAACACCAAGCCCTACACCATCGCTTTCAAAACCGTCGATGAAGTAAGGAACGCCTTTGTAGAGATAACACTCGACAATGGCCTCACGGGCATTGGTGCCGGCAACCCCAGCGAATACGTGGTAGGAGAAACCCTGGAAGAATGCCTGGATGCGCTTCAAGAAAAGAACCTCGAATTCCTCATCGGCCGCGACATTCGCGAATTCAACCAACTGACGTTCGACGTGTGGAAGCGCTTTCCCGAAAATCCTTCGGCGCGCGCCGCCCTGGACATTGCGCTGCACGACGTGTTCACGAAATTCCTGGATGTTCCCCTCGTTAAATTCTTAGGACAGAAGATCAAAAAACTTCCTACTTCAAACACCATCGGCATCAAGAACGTGGAGGAGACACTGAAGGAAGCGGAAGATTATATCAAGCGTGGATTCCGGGTGTTGAAAGTAAAGTTGGGCCGCGATCTCATGGAAGACGTGGAACGCATTATGAAGCTGCGTGAAAAATTCGGCCCCAACATTATTATCCGCATCGACGCCAACCAAGGCTACACGGTAGAACAAACCATTCAATTCTACGGACGCACCTACGACCTGGATGTGGAACTGATCGAACAACCCCTTCCCGCAAAGGCCATCTCCGAAATGAAAAGCCTGCCCCCGGAAGTGCGCGAAAAAGTAGCCGCCGATGAATCGCTGATCACGCCCGCCGATGCCATCGAACTGTTAAAGCCACCGAAGGCTGCAAAGATATTCAACATCAAACTGATGAAGTGTGGCGGCGTAAGCCAGGCACTCAAGATCGCGGACATCGCTTTGCACGAAGACGTGGACCTCTTCTGGGGTTGCAACGACGAAAGCATCGTGAGCATCACCGCCGCTTTGCACACCGCCTTTGCCTGCACCAACACCAAGTACATCGATCTCGACGGCAGTCTCGACCTGGCCCGCGATGTCGTGAAGGGAGGATTTATTTTGAAAGACGGCTACATGTCGTGCTCGGATAAACCGGGACTGGGTGTGGAACGCATCTGA
- the mutL gene encoding DNA mismatch repair endonuclease MutL, with the protein MPDIIQLLPDSIANQIAAGEVVQRPASAVKELMENSIDADATHIKLILKEAGKTLLQVIDNGKGMSETDARMSLERHATSKIRSAEDLFTLHTMGFRGEALASLAAVSQMEMKTRLHDQELGTLVVVEGSDVKRQEPVACEAGTSISVKNLFFNIPARRNFLKSNANEYQHIVDEFQRLALAHPEVGFQLIETDTLEYDLHPAKLGQRIVNIFGKPYQEQLAACQEETPLVKITGYLGKPHGAKKKRGEQFLFVNKRFIRSAYLNHAIMGAYAGLLPENTFPFYVLFIEIDPKHIDVNVHPTKTEIKFDDERAVYTVMLSAARQALGAHNLTPAIDFDADVNIISKLSQASNQTREAYFEERFSAVPRSSRENWERLYEGEAPAVRLNVPPDTTPVQTLRFESALNQQADTPLEQKTCFQLHNRYIVKQVKSGMMIVDQQAAHERILYEKFLTQVKNKSAQSQQSLFPQAITFPAADFALVLEMQQEIESLGFRIEVFGKNTLLVNGVPGNIPASREKELFEGLIEQFKINQAELSLPLRENLARALARRAALKAGQVLAREEMQALIDNLFVCSTPNYAPDGKPTFFIFELNKIEAYFR; encoded by the coding sequence ATGCCTGATATCATTCAGCTTTTACCGGATTCCATTGCCAACCAGATCGCCGCAGGTGAAGTGGTGCAGCGCCCCGCCTCGGCCGTGAAAGAGCTGATGGAAAATTCTATCGACGCCGATGCCACCCACATCAAACTGATCCTCAAGGAAGCGGGCAAGACCCTGCTGCAGGTGATCGACAATGGCAAAGGCATGTCGGAGACCGACGCGCGCATGAGCCTGGAGCGTCACGCCACCTCCAAGATCCGCTCGGCCGAAGACCTGTTCACCCTCCACACCATGGGCTTCCGTGGTGAAGCCCTGGCCTCCCTGGCCGCGGTGTCGCAAATGGAAATGAAAACGCGTCTCCACGACCAGGAGTTGGGCACGCTGGTCGTGGTCGAAGGATCGGATGTGAAACGCCAGGAGCCAGTGGCCTGCGAGGCGGGCACCAGCATCAGCGTGAAAAATCTTTTCTTCAACATCCCCGCGCGGCGCAATTTCCTGAAGTCGAACGCCAACGAATACCAACACATCGTCGATGAATTTCAGCGCCTGGCCCTGGCCCATCCCGAGGTGGGCTTCCAGTTGATCGAGACCGACACCTTGGAGTATGACCTGCATCCCGCGAAGCTGGGGCAACGCATCGTCAATATTTTTGGAAAGCCTTACCAGGAACAACTGGCGGCCTGCCAGGAAGAGACGCCGCTCGTGAAGATCACGGGCTACCTGGGTAAACCCCATGGGGCAAAGAAGAAACGCGGCGAACAATTTTTGTTTGTCAACAAACGGTTCATCCGCAGCGCCTACCTGAATCACGCCATCATGGGAGCCTACGCCGGCTTGTTGCCAGAGAATACATTTCCCTTCTATGTGCTCTTTATCGAGATCGACCCGAAACACATCGACGTGAACGTGCATCCGACCAAGACCGAGATCAAGTTCGACGACGAACGGGCCGTCTATACGGTGATGCTGTCGGCCGCCCGCCAGGCACTGGGTGCCCACAACCTCACACCGGCCATCGACTTTGATGCCGATGTGAACATTATCTCCAAGTTATCGCAGGCCTCGAACCAAACGCGCGAAGCCTATTTCGAAGAGCGCTTCAGCGCCGTGCCGCGCAGCAGCCGTGAGAACTGGGAGCGGCTGTACGAAGGCGAGGCGCCTGCCGTGCGCCTGAACGTGCCGCCGGACACCACACCCGTGCAAACCCTGCGTTTCGAGAGCGCCCTAAATCAACAAGCCGACACACCGCTGGAGCAAAAAACATGTTTCCAACTTCACAACCGGTATATCGTTAAACAGGTGAAATCGGGCATGATGATCGTAGACCAGCAGGCAGCACACGAACGGATCTTATACGAGAAGTTTCTGACGCAGGTAAAAAATAAATCGGCCCAAAGCCAGCAAAGCCTGTTCCCCCAAGCCATTACGTTCCCTGCGGCCGATTTTGCGCTGGTGCTGGAAATGCAACAGGAAATCGAGTCGTTGGGCTTCCGGATCGAAGTGTTCGGCAAAAATACCTTGCTGGTAAACGGTGTGCCCGGTAATATTCCGGCCAGCCGGGAGAAGGAATTGTTTGAGGGGCTCATCGAACAATTCAAGATCAACCAGGCCGAGCTTTCCCTGCCGTTGCGGGAAAACCTGGCCCGCGCCCTGGCCCGCCGTGCAGCCCTGAAAGCAGGACAAGTGCTGGCGCGCGAGGAAATGCAGGCCCTGATCGACAATTTATTTGTATGCTCCACCCCAAACTATGCCCCGGATGGAAAACCTACATTTTTTATTTTTGAGTTGAATAAAATAGAAGCTTACTTTCGGTAG
- the rlmN gene encoding 23S rRNA (adenine(2503)-C(2))-methyltransferase RlmN — protein sequence MVETAKRDIRKLKLDELKEFFVQHGEKPFRAQQVYEWLWNKSAKDFDQMSNLSIGLRDMLKSHFTINHIKVDHMQRSADGTIKNAVTLFDGMVVESVLIPTEKRITACVSSQVGCSLACKFCATARLKRQRNLSPDEIYDQVVAIREQAELFFNRPLTNIVFMGMGEPLLNYANVMTAIDKITAQKGLNMASKRITVSTVGIAKMIIKMADDKVKFNLAVSLHAALDKTRSSIMPINDTNPLEELGDALRYWYDKTKRKVTYEYVVWKGINDTEEHARALLKFCKIIPSKVNLIEYNPIDDGEFQQASEEALNMYMDLLERNGITTRIRKSRGKDIDAACGQLANKT from the coding sequence ATGGTAGAGACCGCAAAGCGCGATATCCGGAAGCTGAAGCTCGATGAGTTGAAGGAATTCTTTGTGCAGCACGGGGAAAAGCCCTTTCGGGCCCAACAGGTGTATGAATGGCTCTGGAACAAATCGGCCAAGGATTTCGACCAGATGAGCAACCTGTCCATCGGCCTGCGCGACATGCTGAAGTCGCACTTTACCATCAATCACATCAAAGTAGACCACATGCAGCGCAGCGCCGACGGCACCATAAAGAACGCCGTGACGCTGTTCGACGGCATGGTGGTGGAATCGGTGCTCATCCCGACCGAAAAGCGCATCACGGCCTGTGTTTCCTCCCAGGTGGGCTGCAGCCTGGCCTGCAAGTTTTGTGCTACGGCTCGCTTGAAACGCCAACGCAACCTCAGCCCCGACGAGATCTACGACCAGGTGGTGGCCATCCGCGAGCAAGCCGAGTTGTTCTTCAACCGCCCCCTCACCAACATCGTGTTCATGGGCATGGGCGAACCGCTTTTGAACTACGCCAATGTGATGACGGCCATCGACAAGATCACGGCCCAAAAGGGATTGAACATGGCCTCCAAGCGCATCACGGTATCGACGGTGGGCATCGCCAAAATGATCATCAAAATGGCCGACGACAAGGTGAAGTTCAACCTCGCCGTATCGCTACACGCCGCGCTGGACAAAACCCGCTCGTCCATCATGCCCATCAACGACACCAATCCGCTGGAAGAGCTGGGCGATGCATTGCGCTATTGGTATGACAAGACCAAGCGCAAAGTGACCTATGAGTACGTGGTCTGGAAAGGCATTAACGACACCGAAGAGCATGCGCGCGCGCTGCTGAAATTCTGTAAGATCATCCCTTCGAAAGTAAACCTCATCGAATATAACCCCATCGATGACGGTGAATTTCAACAGGCCTCCGAGGAGGCCCTGAATATGTATATGGACCTGTTGGAACGGAACGGCATCACTACCCGCATCCGTAAAAGCCGCGGCAAAGACATCGATGCCGCGTGTGGCCAACTGGCCAATAAAACTTAA
- a CDS encoding DUF1611 domain-containing protein, with product MEKSNAIVITGGYLASSNAKTAHGLIRGTDRFNIVGFIDSKSAGKDAGEVLDGKKRNIPIYATLEDFLKSGQKATYCIVGVATKGGVIPESLRAELKDALQHGFHLVNGLHEYVSDIPELAALAQQKGLEIIDVRKPKKFKDLHFWTGKIKEVKCPKIAVLGTDCALGKRTTTRFLVEVMRKAGFKAEMIYTGQTGWMQGAKYGFVFDSTLNDFISGEMEHAVVTCYHEAKPDIIFIEGQSALRNPSGPAGAEWIVSADADAVVLQHNPARKQYKDMEYYPAYLPAVKDEVALIKIYGAPTVAITLNTAKMTEQDARAAAAQYESELGIPAVLPLEDGLDSLVPIFEAMIKKSVAHA from the coding sequence ATGGAGAAAAGTAACGCAATCGTCATCACGGGGGGATACCTCGCCAGCAGCAATGCCAAAACCGCACATGGCTTGATCCGCGGCACAGATCGCTTCAACATTGTGGGGTTTATCGACTCAAAAAGTGCTGGCAAAGACGCCGGTGAAGTGCTGGATGGCAAGAAGCGCAACATTCCCATCTATGCTACCCTGGAAGACTTTCTGAAGTCAGGACAAAAAGCCACCTATTGCATCGTGGGCGTGGCGACCAAAGGCGGCGTGATCCCCGAGTCGCTCCGGGCCGAATTGAAAGACGCTTTGCAGCATGGCTTTCACCTGGTGAACGGCCTCCATGAGTATGTGTCGGACATTCCCGAACTGGCCGCCCTGGCCCAGCAAAAAGGATTGGAGATCATCGACGTGCGTAAGCCAAAAAAATTCAAAGACCTTCATTTCTGGACCGGCAAAATCAAGGAAGTAAAATGTCCCAAGATCGCTGTGCTGGGAACGGATTGTGCCCTCGGCAAACGCACCACTACGCGCTTCCTCGTAGAGGTCATGCGCAAGGCCGGCTTCAAAGCCGAAATGATCTACACCGGTCAAACCGGCTGGATGCAAGGCGCGAAATATGGGTTTGTGTTCGACTCGACCCTCAACGATTTCATTTCCGGCGAAATGGAGCACGCCGTGGTGACGTGCTATCACGAAGCCAAGCCCGATATTATTTTCATCGAAGGTCAATCGGCCCTGCGCAACCCCAGTGGCCCTGCCGGTGCGGAGTGGATCGTTTCCGCCGATGCGGACGCGGTCGTGCTGCAGCATAATCCTGCGCGCAAGCAGTACAAAGACATGGAATACTACCCGGCCTATTTGCCTGCTGTGAAGGATGAAGTGGCCCTCATAAAAATTTACGGTGCACCCACCGTGGCGATCACGCTCAACACGGCGAAGATGACCGAACAAGACGCCCGGGCTGCTGCTGCGCAATACGAAAGCGAACTGGGCATACCCGCGGTGTTGCCTTTGGAAGATGGGCTGGATAGTCTCGTTCCCATTTTTGAAGCGATGATCAAAAAGAGCGTGGCACACGCATAA
- a CDS encoding rhomboid family protein — protein MFDDFKHAFQRYNNAHVQLIIINVVIFLVIGVMSVVGNWTGTEWFADAVYNQFSIPPVLGEFLTRPWTLVTYMFAHSRWDISHILFNMLALYWFGSLFAEYLGSDKLVAMYVLGGLAGALVYLFMFNTVPFYVERSLDFPGMVGASAAIYAIVVGAATLLPDYTFFLMFIGPVRIKYIAAFYVIVSFLGTTQANAGGNLAHLGGALMGFIYIKQLQRGNNLGSWVTFFIQWVRNLFAPRRNVKVTYRKETSSGKKSNKASAISQAEIDAILDKISDGGYESLTKEEKEKLFNASKK, from the coding sequence ATGTTTGACGATTTTAAACACGCCTTTCAACGCTACAACAACGCACACGTGCAGTTGATCATCATCAACGTGGTGATCTTTCTCGTGATCGGTGTGATGTCGGTAGTCGGCAATTGGACGGGCACCGAATGGTTCGCCGATGCGGTGTACAACCAGTTCTCCATACCTCCTGTTTTAGGGGAGTTTCTTACCCGCCCGTGGACGCTGGTCACCTATATGTTTGCGCATAGCCGTTGGGATATCAGCCACATCCTGTTCAACATGCTGGCGTTGTACTGGTTTGGTAGCCTCTTCGCCGAATATTTGGGCAGCGACAAGTTGGTGGCCATGTATGTGTTAGGAGGACTGGCCGGCGCTTTGGTGTACCTCTTCATGTTTAACACCGTGCCGTTCTACGTAGAACGGTCCCTTGATTTTCCGGGTATGGTGGGCGCCTCTGCGGCCATCTATGCCATCGTGGTGGGAGCCGCCACATTGTTGCCCGACTATACTTTCTTCCTCATGTTTATCGGGCCCGTGCGCATAAAATATATCGCGGCCTTCTATGTCATTGTTTCTTTCCTGGGCACCACCCAAGCGAACGCCGGCGGCAATCTTGCCCACCTTGGCGGCGCGCTGATGGGATTTATCTATATCAAACAATTACAACGCGGTAATAACCTGGGAAGCTGGGTGACTTTTTTCATACAGTGGGTCAGAAATTTATTCGCGCCCCGGCGGAATGTTAAAGTGACCTATCGGAAGGAAACCTCATCGGGTAAAAAATCCAACAAGGCTTCGGCCATCTCTCAAGCCGAGATCGACGCCATTCTCGACAAGATCTCAGACGGTGGCTATGAAAGCCTGACCAAAGAAGAAAAGGAAAAGCTTTTCAACGCCAGCAAAAAATAA
- a CDS encoding alpha/beta fold hydrolase encodes MKTAPSWVDRTLYPFTSHWLKVEENELHYIDEGQGEVLLFVHGTPEWSFGFRDLIKSLRDSYRCVAVDLLGFGLSDKPPGEFYTCAAHSGRLEKFIQQLGLKNINIVANDFGGSIAMSYALQHPDNVNRIVLFNTWMRSLKAEPHYTRPARILRSIVGKFLYHTLNTPVNTIMPAAYGDKKKLTKKVHQHYKDALPKGDRKGPYAFALEMSYAHDWWQQLWDNMDRFDANRFLIFWGLKDAFVLPAELAQWKTKLPGATFVEFDDAGHFVQEEKPQEMVRGIREFVR; translated from the coding sequence ATGAAAACCGCACCGTCCTGGGTGGACAGAACCCTGTATCCTTTTACCTCACACTGGCTGAAGGTAGAGGAAAACGAACTTCACTATATCGATGAAGGCCAGGGCGAAGTACTGCTCTTTGTCCATGGCACGCCGGAATGGTCATTCGGCTTTCGCGACCTGATCAAGTCCCTGCGCGATAGCTACCGTTGCGTAGCGGTCGACCTGTTGGGCTTCGGCTTGTCGGACAAGCCCCCGGGGGAATTCTATACGTGTGCAGCGCATAGCGGGCGGTTGGAGAAATTCATTCAGCAACTGGGGTTGAAAAACATCAATATCGTTGCCAATGATTTCGGGGGAAGCATCGCGATGAGCTACGCCTTGCAGCACCCGGACAACGTGAACCGGATCGTGCTCTTCAACACCTGGATGCGCTCACTGAAAGCGGAGCCGCACTACACGCGGCCGGCGCGCATCCTCCGCTCGATCGTTGGCAAATTTCTTTATCACACGTTGAACACGCCGGTGAACACCATCATGCCAGCCGCCTATGGCGACAAAAAGAAGCTCACCAAAAAGGTCCATCAGCACTATAAAGACGCCCTTCCAAAAGGTGACCGCAAAGGGCCCTACGCTTTTGCGTTAGAGATGAGCTATGCGCACGATTGGTGGCAACAGTTGTGGGACAACATGGATCGGTTTGACGCAAACCGTTTCCTCATCTTTTGGGGACTGAAAGATGCCTTTGTTCTCCCTGCCGAGCTGGCTCAATGGAAAACCAAGTTACCCGGCGCCACGTTCGTGGAGTTCGACGATGCCGGTCATTTTGTGCAGGAGGAAAAACCGCAGGAGATGGTGCGCGGGATCCGGGAGTTTGTGCGCTAG
- a CDS encoding M56 family metallopeptidase yields the protein MNTLLHFFDGAWAQALGFTVIHSLWQALLIGMLVVGVLRCVPSQRSGVRYAVAGSGLLLIFLASASTFLWLLPSGGSQIQDGTIAFTGVMDLSSAASETLSLRQLLTQAYDFLHGIVPFVVLAWSLGTALFILRLFGGWWYTAKLKQQAVLLEAPWTERMETLLRQFHIDRVVRLAESAMVQAPVVIGYVKPIILLPVGMCAGLSTTQLESILLHELIHIRRHDYLVNLLQSVVEALFFFNPFVWMISGILRQEREHCCDDAVVLYQGNALAYAHALATLEEVRLSKAGIALSLAENKNQLLNRIKRIMEKSVKNYSPRERIIPVLLLVVGLMCASWLTVQSRNENIASTDGNAEGTVKVAADTTKKNKHEKNVESKDKSASYEMRKITTTNDDGNHETVIETYDGDEDMREIMHRDMVMDFNKDFDFDIDVPEIHIDLGDFDFEIPPIPPMPDMAGIEPIEPIEPATPVEPVEIHVPPVHITVRQIDAMAERYAEMPARHAEVYHRQIKRYNERAQEQAMLHALRASEMAERNAEIVAFQTDKARAHEENWKGFEEKMKKFESNMKDWEAVNAPKLKAIEEKMKVMEQKMKAFQDDLQQQLVSDGYLSKGEEIHSMNWTDDGDITINGTKIKSSDVQKYRDLHNKYFKEDHTRE from the coding sequence ATGAACACGCTTTTACATTTCTTCGATGGCGCCTGGGCGCAAGCCCTTGGGTTCACAGTGATACACTCCCTGTGGCAGGCCTTGCTGATCGGCATGCTGGTGGTGGGCGTCTTGCGTTGTGTGCCTTCACAACGGTCTGGCGTACGCTATGCCGTTGCTGGCTCGGGATTGTTGCTGATCTTTTTGGCTTCGGCCTCCACATTTCTATGGTTGTTGCCTTCCGGCGGATCGCAGATCCAGGATGGCACTATCGCTTTCACCGGTGTGATGGACCTTTCATCGGCCGCCTCGGAAACGCTCTCGCTTCGCCAACTGCTGACGCAAGCGTATGATTTTCTTCATGGCATCGTTCCCTTTGTGGTGTTGGCCTGGTCGCTAGGCACTGCCCTCTTTATACTTCGCCTTTTCGGCGGATGGTGGTACACGGCCAAACTGAAACAGCAGGCCGTGTTGCTGGAGGCACCCTGGACGGAACGCATGGAAACGCTGCTCCGCCAATTCCATATCGATCGCGTGGTCCGGCTCGCCGAGTCGGCCATGGTGCAGGCGCCGGTGGTCATCGGGTATGTCAAGCCCATCATCTTGTTGCCCGTGGGCATGTGCGCCGGTCTTTCCACGACACAGTTGGAAAGTATTCTCCTACACGAACTCATTCATATCCGCCGTCACGATTACCTCGTCAACCTCTTGCAGTCGGTCGTGGAAGCTTTGTTCTTTTTCAATCCTTTTGTGTGGATGATCTCGGGCATCCTGCGACAGGAACGCGAACATTGCTGCGACGACGCGGTCGTGCTTTATCAGGGAAATGCTCTGGCGTATGCGCATGCGCTGGCGACCCTGGAGGAAGTGCGACTCAGCAAGGCCGGTATCGCGCTTTCGCTGGCGGAAAATAAAAACCAATTGTTGAACCGAATCAAACGCATTATGGAAAAGTCTGTAAAAAATTATTCGCCCCGCGAGCGCATCATCCCGGTGTTGCTGCTGGTGGTGGGGTTGATGTGCGCATCATGGCTCACGGTGCAGTCGCGAAACGAAAACATCGCTTCAACCGACGGCAATGCGGAGGGCACCGTAAAAGTGGCCGCCGATACCACGAAGAAGAACAAGCATGAAAAGAACGTTGAGAGCAAAGACAAATCAGCCTCGTACGAAATGCGAAAGATCACCACCACCAACGACGATGGCAACCATGAAACGGTGATCGAAACCTACGACGGCGACGAAGACATGCGCGAAATTATGCATCGCGACATGGTCATGGATTTCAACAAAGATTTTGATTTCGATATCGACGTTCCCGAAATCCACATCGATCTGGGCGATTTTGACTTCGAGATACCGCCCATTCCTCCAATGCCCGATATGGCCGGCATTGAACCCATCGAGCCCATTGAGCCCGCCACTCCGGTTGAGCCGGTCGAGATTCATGTGCCCCCAGTCCACATCACCGTACGTCAAATTGATGCCATGGCCGAACGCTACGCGGAAATGCCAGCCCGTCACGCGGAGGTGTATCATCGACAGATCAAGCGTTATAACGAAAGGGCTCAGGAACAAGCCATGCTCCATGCCTTGCGGGCAAGTGAGATGGCGGAGAGAAACGCCGAAATAGTCGCTTTCCAAACCGATAAAGCCCGGGCTCACGAAGAGAACTGGAAGGGTTTCGAGGAAAAGATGAAGAAGTTCGAAAGCAACATGAAAGACTGGGAGGCCGTGAACGCCCCCAAACTGAAGGCCATAGAAGAAAAAATGAAAGTGATGGAGCAGAAAATGAAAGCCTTCCAGGACGACCTCCAACAACAACTCGTCAGCGATGGCTACCTGTCGAAGGGTGAGGAAATTCATAGCATGAACTGGACCGACGATGGCGACATCACTATCAACGGCACCAAGATCAAATCATCGGATGTTCAAAAGTATCGTGATCTTCATAACAAATATTTCAAGGAAGATCACACAAGAGAATAG
- a CDS encoding rhomboid family intramembrane serine protease, with amino-acid sequence MLRLTPVVRNLIMINVLIFVGSFLAGKLTPLVDIGGCFGPFSHPVDIISAYLSLYGPHTDCFRPYQLFTYMFMHGGISHIFFNMLTLAFMGPILESYWGTKRFTIFYLITGVGAGIFNIFVSQVLHIGSFGVMVGASGAIYGLLTAFGMLFPNMEIQLLIPPIPIKAKYLVLLLGGLSFLMDPSGNTAHFAHLGGVIFGFFIITAWRRQGN; translated from the coding sequence ATGCTGAGACTTACCCCGGTTGTACGGAATTTGATCATGATCAACGTTCTTATCTTTGTAGGATCGTTCCTGGCGGGCAAACTGACACCTCTTGTCGATATTGGAGGTTGCTTCGGACCCTTTTCGCATCCCGTCGATATTATTTCCGCCTACCTTTCGCTCTATGGCCCCCATACGGATTGTTTCCGGCCCTACCAGCTTTTCACCTATATGTTTATGCACGGCGGCATCAGCCACATCTTTTTCAATATGCTGACCCTCGCGTTTATGGGGCCGATCCTGGAAAGCTATTGGGGCACCAAACGGTTCACTATTTTTTACCTGATCACCGGCGTCGGTGCAGGCATATTCAATATTTTTGTAAGCCAGGTTCTGCATATCGGATCCTTCGGCGTCATGGTGGGCGCTTCCGGCGCTATCTATGGTTTGTTGACGGCCTTCGGTATGTTGTTTCCGAATATGGAAATACAACTGCTCATCCCGCCCATACCGATCAAGGCGAAGTACCTGGTATTGCTTTTGGGTGGGCTCAGTTTTTTGATGGACCCGAGCGGCAACACCGCTCACTTTGCTCACCTGGGTGGAGTGATCTTTGGCTTTTTCATTATCACGGCCTGGCGCAGGCAAGGAAATTAA
- a CDS encoding carboxypeptidase-like regulatory domain-containing protein, translated as MKSWLKLVSITVLLAVTAGSGWAQKRTRGIVVDSMSMSAMPGVQVMIKRTKRGTITDAAGVFVVNTLPTDTLVLTSLGYRTITLPLIFEEEDIMIRMSERVKILKEITITGARIGENDIIRTQHTKPQKMTVRDAFSSPWEYFSKGQKERRKVVKLINENDRIKTYIQIVNDQTLRETIMEELNITETQYYSTLARFNQQSRDVLYSTDPEEIIISLKSFFARTYH; from the coding sequence ATGAAGAGTTGGCTAAAACTCGTTTCGATCACGGTCTTGCTGGCGGTTACCGCTGGTTCGGGATGGGCACAGAAAAGAACGCGCGGCATCGTGGTGGATTCGATGTCCATGTCGGCAATGCCGGGTGTGCAAGTGATGATCAAGCGAACCAAGCGGGGCACCATCACCGACGCCGCCGGCGTGTTTGTAGTGAACACCTTGCCCACGGACACCCTGGTGCTCACCTCCCTGGGCTACCGCACGATCACGCTGCCCCTGATCTTTGAAGAAGAGGACATCATGATCCGCATGAGCGAGCGCGTGAAGATCCTCAAGGAGATCACCATCACCGGCGCCCGCATCGGCGAGAACGACATCATCCGAACCCAGCACACCAAGCCCCAGAAAATGACCGTGCGCGATGCCTTCTCCAGTCCCTGGGAGTATTTTTCGAAAGGGCAAAAGGAGCGGCGCAAAGTGGTGAAGCTCATCAACGAGAACGACCGCATCAAAACCTACATTCAGATCGTGAACGACCAAACGCTGCGGGAGACCATCATGGAGGAGTTGAACATCACGGAAACCCAATACTACAGCACCCTGGCCCGGTTCAACCAGCAAAGCCGTGATGTGTTGTATTCGACCGATCCGGAAGAAATCATCATTTCGTTGAAATCTTTCTTTGCCCGGACGTATCATTAG
- a CDS encoding BlaI/MecI/CopY family transcriptional regulator, translated as MSALTPKPTEKELEILQIVWEKEAVSVKDVHEALGGDVANGYTTILKLMQIMHEKGLVTRQKSGKLHLYTAVPSLENTRQQMLDKMISTVFQGSAAQLVLSALGSNKSSKEELQAIKKYLEKLEGGAS; from the coding sequence ATGAGTGCACTCACCCCAAAACCGACGGAAAAAGAGCTTGAAATCCTGCAAATCGTGTGGGAAAAGGAAGCTGTGTCCGTAAAAGACGTACACGAGGCCCTGGGCGGCGACGTGGCGAATGGCTACACCACCATCCTGAAACTGATGCAGATTATGCACGAAAAAGGATTGGTGACACGCCAAAAAAGTGGCAAGCTTCATCTTTATACTGCCGTGCCTTCTTTGGAAAACACGCGCCAGCAAATGCTCGACAAGATGATCAGTACCGTATTCCAAGGCTCGGCAGCCCAACTCGTGCTCAGCGCCCTGGGTTCTAACAAGTCTTCAAAAGAAGAACTGCAAGCGATCAAAAAATATCTGGAAAAATTGGAAGGGGGCGCATCATGA